CAGTTCAGACCGGAGCGTTTTGATCTCATCCGTGAGCGATGCGTACTCGTCGCTGGCGGCGAGTTCGGACTCGGACTTGCTCGACTGGAGCAGCGACTGCTTGCGGGTCAACGCGTACAGCCGCCGGCTCATGTCGGCGATGTTCTCGCGTTCCGCGAGCTCCGTCACGGTGTCGATGAGCGTCTCGCGCTCGATCGGCTTCGTGAGATACTCGTCGAACCCCATTCCGATGATATCGAAGTCCGGTTCGACGGCAGTCACCATCGCGACCCGACAGCTGTTCGATCGGCTCCGTATCTCCGACAACACTTCGTCGCCGGTCATCTCGGGCATCAGTCGGTCCAGGAGAACGACATCGACCGTCTCGTCGAGAATATCGAGCGCCTGCGAGCCGCTCGATGCGGTCTTCACGTCGAACTGCGAGGTGAGCCAGCGGGAGTAGATATCGAGAAGTGCCTCCTCGTCTTCGACGAGCAACACGGTCGTCTCATCCACACCCATCTTGTGACACCTTACTCGGGCACTCCTTATGAAGACCGTGGCTATCGGTTCGTCACGGTCGGCCAGCAGCCCGGAGCGAGCACTCGCGGAGCCGTCGTGAACCGCGCCAGCGGTCGAGCACGTTGCGCTCACGGGTCGCGACCACGCTCACCCCCCGGTCGAGGGCGCGCTTGACGGCCACGTTGCCACGTGTGCAACGGACACGGGGACGGTACCTCGGCAAGTGCGCTCATGAGTCGAGAAGGCCATGTGCCGGCCGGGAATTGAACCCGGATCGTTGGCTTGGAAGGCCAAAGTCATACCATTAGACCACCGGCACTCGTTCACTGCGTTCACTCGTGCCGTCGTTCGCAATCCCTGCGGGATTGCTCACCACCGGCACTCTCGTCGTGTTCGTGGCACCGGTCGTCTCGCGTGGACGTAACGACCGGTACCGCGGTGTGATTGTGTCGTGGTCGTGCTCTCGTCGGCACGCACGTCGACACATGTGTCGTGAACCGACGGCCGGAGACCGTCCGTTCCCACACTCACCTCAGCGTACCGCGTCTACCCCTATGTGCGTTTCCCTTCACACCCGACAACGGCAAAGCAGTTGCCGTCCTCGGTGAACGTCCGTTCGACCGCGAGGTCACTCGCAGCGAGGTCGCGTTCGAACTCGTCGGGGTCGTAGATGTGGTAGTACCGGGGGACGGTGTCGCCGCCCGGCAGCGTCCAGTCGACCACCGTGTCGAACCCCTCCGTCTCGTCGAACGTCGAGTGAGTCGTCGACCACACGCTCACGAGCGCACGGCCACCCGGCGCGAGCACGCGCGCGAGCTCGTCCAGACTCGCCCGCCGCGTCGCCTGGGAATCGAGATGGTGGAGGGTGGCGATGTAGACGCCGATATCGACGCTGTCGGCCGCGAAGGGTAGCCGGTTGACGCTCCCCTGTACCCAGTCGGCGTCGTAGTCGGTTGCGCGCTCGACGGCCACTCCGAGCAGTTCCCGCGAGAGGTCGAGTCCGATGGCTCGGTCACAGCAGTCGGCGAGCAGTTCCACGTGGCGGCCGTTGCCACAGCCGAGGGCGACGCCGACGGCACCCGACCGACCGTCCAGAAACGCCGGAATCTGCGGCCACGGGTGGGCGCGCGTCCGCGAGAAGTGGTCCGCGATGCGGTCGTACGTCGCCCTGACGCTTGCCGCGTCGGCGACCGCGCTCGGCTCCATACCACGGCTGGGGAAGCCGGCCGTTTAGCCCGTTCGCTTAGACGCCGATGCCGCTGCCGCCGAACGCCGAGGTGAATCGCGCGATGCCGCCGTTCGCGCTCACCCACTGGATGGCGAGGAAGACGAGGTACGAGAGCAGTAGCATGACGCTGGCGTGTTTCAGCCCGTCGCGCAACGTCCCTTCGGACATCTGCCCGCCGACGATACCCGACATCGCGCTCTGGACGATACCCGCGTGGATGAACACGAGCGCGTAGGCGTCTTTTTGCTCCTCGGTGATACCCTGAATCGGCGCGGCTCCCGCCCCCTCGGCGGAGAACTCGCCGGCCGTCGGCAGGTTCGGAATCAACACGAGCACGATGACGCCCACGACGAGCAGAAACACCATGAACGAGATGTAGATGACGACGAGATACGTCATGGTCTCCTGCTGGCGGCGGCGCTTCAGCTGCTGGTCTGAACGCGCCTGGTTCGCCGCGATGCGCAACACCGGCCCGATTTCGTTCGACGCGCGCATCGAGTTGGTCAACAGCGTCGTCACGCGGGTCGTCGAGGGGGTCTTCACGCGCGTCTCGAACCGGTCGAGCGCCTCCTCGACGGTCGCGCCCCACTGGATATCACGCCAGATGCGCTTTGCTTCGTCGTCGAGCGACCCCATGTCGCTGCGGTGGATGCGCTCGAACGACGTGACGACCGACAGCCCCGCCTCGTTGAGACTCGCCAGCCGGTCGAGCATATCCGGCAGCGAGGAGGCGACCTTCTGGACGCGGCGGTTCCCGATTTCGTAGACGATGCCGAAGGTGACGACGACGAACAGCGTCGCCTGAATCACGGCGTCGTCGAAGGTGCGCACGTCGAGCATCCCGCCCGTGAGCGGGGCGGTCAAGTCGAGATAGCTCGGTGCCTGCACCAGCACGAACAGCCCCGCGAGGGGTACGGTCACGTACAACAGCAGTTCGGGCCGGTCGATGATGTTCTCGACCGGATTCGAGAGGAACCGTCGGAACCGGCCCACGCGGCGGTGGATGCGGAGCCGGAGGATGTTCTCTCGCACCTCGGGCGTGCGGACGCCGCCGTCTGGAATCGCGTCGACGCCGACGCTCGGGCGCTCGCGCGACTGCTCGGCTGCAGCGCCCCGGAGCGGCTGGGTGATATCCGACAGATACGCGATAAAGGCGACGTTCAACGCCGGCAAGACGAGATACGTGATGACGCGAATCGGGACGAGCGTCCCGCCGGTCGTCAGCCCCATGATGAGCAGAATCGTCACCAGAAATAGCATGCCGGCGACGACGATAGTGACGTAAATCTCGGCGGCGGTCGCCAACACGTCCAGAATCTCCTGTTGGCGCTCCTCGGCTTCCTCGCGGTAGCGCTCGTACTCGTCGTGCAGAAACTCCGAGAGGTCCTGGCCCGACTGGAGGACGCTGGTGAGGTTCTCCGTGAAGCTCTCGAACTGGTCGGACGGCGTCCGGTCGGAGATGTCGCGAATCGAGGAGACCAGGTCGGCCCCGAACAGATTGATGTTCCGAGATGCGACCTCGAACTCCTCGGCTCCGGTGCCGAACACGTCCTTGTTGTCGGCGATGGTCTCCATCACCTTCGGGAACGGCATCCCGCCGCGCGAGAGCGCGTAGACGAACGCGACCATCCGGGGCATCCCGGCGTCGATTTCCCGGGCGCGGGAGTCGGCTCTGACCGCCGGCACCTGCCAGCGGAGCACGTACGACAGCCCGGCGGCACCTCCGCCGAAGACGGTGCCGCCGACGAGCAGCAACACGAAGTGGAGGACGCCGAACCCCTGCAGAACGGGCGGCAGGGTGTCGACGACCGGAGCGCCGCCGAGCCGCTCGATGCCGACGACTCGGATGATGCCGCCGGTGGCGTAGCCGCCGACGACGACCCCGGCGAGCGCCGCGAGACTCGTGTACGTCAGCGTCTTGGCCTGGTAGATGCGGTACGGCTCGCCGATGCCGGCCGCACGGAGCGTTCGCTCCCGCTCGGTGTCGGGCGGAATGTTCGGCCCGTCGAAGGCGACCCAGCCGACGCGGCTGAACAGCCGTTCCAGCCACCGGACCGTCGGCGCGACGGCCAACAGCACGAACAGCGCGAGCGCGAACAACAGGGGGACGAAGACGAGCGGCGAGACCATCAGTCGTCGCTTGCCTCTGCGGTCACCGGTGGCTGGTCGGTGTCGCCGTCGGTATCGATACCGAGCGCGTCCATCGTCGCCTCGGCGTCGGCGTAGTACTCGTTGACCAGCGCCGTGAACTGCTGGTAGTTCGTGATGTTCTCGTCGCGGAGATGCGAGAGGAACCGGCGGCGGCGGCGCATCTCCTCTAACAGCTCACCCTGTGACCAGCCGCGCTCGCGGCGAATCTCGTCGAGCAGGTTCCGATTCCCGACCGAGAAGGAGTCGTCGGTCGTCGACCACTCGAAGGCGTTGGAGTAGTCGAGTTCGCCCGTCCGCTGGTCGATTCCGTCGATTTCGGAGATGGTCTTCGACCGGCGCACTCGTTCGCCGTCGAGTCGCGCGAGCACCTGCACACAGAGCACGTCGAGCGACTGCACCATCGGTCGCGGGACGTTGATGGGTTCGTTTTCGAGCCGGTTGATGACCGTCTGCACCGAGTCGGCGTGCATCGTCGACAGCGTCGTGT
This portion of the Halosegnis longus genome encodes:
- a CDS encoding response regulator translates to MSATCSTAGAVHDGSASARSGLLADRDEPIATVFIRSARVRCHKMGVDETTVLLVEDEEALLDIYSRWLTSQFDVKTASSGSQALDILDETVDVVLLDRLMPEMTGDEVLSEIRSRSNSCRVAMVTAVEPDFDIIGMGFDEYLTKPIERETLIDTVTELAERENIADMSRRLYALTRKQSLLQSSKSESELAASDEYASLTDEIKTLRSELDDSLAEIDDTEMVAMVRDLEDDPDDEDETEGDTQ
- a CDS encoding class I SAM-dependent methyltransferase; this encodes MEPSAVADAASVRATYDRIADHFSRTRAHPWPQIPAFLDGRSGAVGVALGCGNGRHVELLADCCDRAIGLDLSRELLGVAVERATDYDADWVQGSVNRLPFAADSVDIGVYIATLHHLDSQATRRASLDELARVLAPGGRALVSVWSTTHSTFDETEGFDTVVDWTLPGGDTVPRYYHIYDPDEFERDLAASDLAVERTFTEDGNCFAVVGCEGKRT
- a CDS encoding type II secretion system F family protein produces the protein MVSPLVFVPLLFALALFVLLAVAPTVRWLERLFSRVGWVAFDGPNIPPDTERERTLRAAGIGEPYRIYQAKTLTYTSLAALAGVVVGGYATGGIIRVVGIERLGGAPVVDTLPPVLQGFGVLHFVLLLVGGTVFGGGAAGLSYVLRWQVPAVRADSRAREIDAGMPRMVAFVYALSRGGMPFPKVMETIADNKDVFGTGAEEFEVASRNINLFGADLVSSIRDISDRTPSDQFESFTENLTSVLQSGQDLSEFLHDEYERYREEAEERQQEILDVLATAAEIYVTIVVAGMLFLVTILLIMGLTTGGTLVPIRVITYLVLPALNVAFIAYLSDITQPLRGAAAEQSRERPSVGVDAIPDGGVRTPEVRENILRLRIHRRVGRFRRFLSNPVENIIDRPELLLYVTVPLAGLFVLVQAPSYLDLTAPLTGGMLDVRTFDDAVIQATLFVVVTFGIVYEIGNRRVQKVASSLPDMLDRLASLNEAGLSVVTSFERIHRSDMGSLDDEAKRIWRDIQWGATVEEALDRFETRVKTPSTTRVTTLLTNSMRASNEIGPVLRIAANQARSDQQLKRRRQQETMTYLVVIYISFMVFLLVVGVIVLVLIPNLPTAGEFSAEGAGAAPIQGITEEQKDAYALVFIHAGIVQSAMSGIVGGQMSEGTLRDGLKHASVMLLLSYLVFLAIQWVSANGGIARFTSAFGGSGIGV